In Sorghum bicolor cultivar BTx623 chromosome 10, Sorghum_bicolor_NCBIv3, whole genome shotgun sequence, one genomic interval encodes:
- the LOC8061539 gene encoding probable flavin-containing monooxygenase 1 gives MDAKKKRVAIVGAGPSGLAACKHALAKGFRPVVFESGTAVGGVWNRTLASTRLQTPASAYRFSDFPWPPTTDAAEPDDEGRRFPRHDQVAEYMAAYARRFGVLERVRFGCRVLGASYVGATEQEVAAWERWSGNGQAFGDGTGEWHLTVRVRHRDGDGDGESEGGTTQTYRFDFLILCVGRYGVAKLPTFPDGRGPEVFRGRVLHSMEYSAMAHADAAELVRGKRVAVVGAGKSAMDIAAQCAEANGIRYPCTMVYRSAHWMLDPKLAITTSARWTELMVHKPGEGFALSLLATALTPLRWLISKMAEVHYKRSIPMQEHGMVPDGSFLQGSLGWRIGTLPEGFYDKVDDGSVELRRCRDSVGFCPDGLVVDDDGGGVVGADVVILSTGFDIDRPLRDMFASPWFGEMVAPPDDGAVLPLYRQCVHPRVPQMAVVGYVESGSSIYPYEMMAKWVAHLLGGAVRLPAVGDMERDVAEWARWGRWARRACGGFFLKSCIASVTTWYHDQLCRDMGHRPRRKAGLLAEWLQPYGPADYAGIQ, from the exons ATGGACGCGAAGAAGAAACGCGTAGCGATCGTCGGAGCAGGGCCGAGCGGCCTGGCGGCATGCAAGCACGCGCTGGCCAAGGGCTTCCGCCCCGTGGTCTTCGAGTCCGGCACCGCCGTGGGCGGCGTGTggaaccggacgctggcctccaCGAGGCTGCAGACGCCGGCGTCCGCGTACCGGTTCTCCGACTTCCCGTGGCCGCCGACGACGGACGCGGCCGAGCCCGACGACGAGGGGCGGCGCTTCCCGCGCCACGACCAGGTGGCGGAGTACATGGCCGCGTACGCGCGGCGCTTCGGCGTCCTGGAGCGCGTCCGGTTCGGCTGCAGGGTGCTCGGCGCCAGCTACGTCGGGGCGACGGAGCAGGAGGTGGCGGCGTGGGAACGCTGGTCCGGGAATGGCCAGGCGTTCGGCGACGGCACGGGCGAGTGGCACCTCACCGTGCGGGTGCGGCaccgcgacggcgacggcgacggcgagtcgGAGGGCGGCACTACTCAG ACGTACAGGTTCGATTTCCTAATCCTCTGTGTCGGGAGGTATGGCGTCGCGAAGCTCCCGACGTTTCCTGACGGGAGAGGCCCCGAGGTGTTCCGCGGGCGAGTGCTCCATTCCATGGAGTACTCAGCCATGGCGCACGCGGACGCCGCCGAGCTGGTCAGGGGCAAGCGCGTCGCCGTGGTTGGCGCCGGCAAGTCGGCCATGGACATCGCCGCGCAGTGCGCCGAGGCAAACG GTATCAGGTACCCGTGCACAATGGTCTACAGAAGCGCCCATTGGATGCTGGATCCTAAACTTGCTATCACCACCTCGGCTCGATGGACCGAGCTGATGGTTCACAAGCCCGGAGAGGGGTTCGCGCTCAGCCTTCTAGCCACGGCACTCACTCCACTG CGATGGCTTATCTCGAAGATGGCCGAAGTCCACTACAAGAGGAGCATCCCGATGCAGGAGCACGGGATGGTCCCGGACGGCAGCTTCTTGCAGGGGAGCCTTGGCTGGCGGATAGGCACACTGCCGGAGGGGTTCTACGACAAGGTGGACGACGGCAGCGTGGAGCTCAGGAGGTGCCGCGACTCCGTCGGCTTCTGCCCAGACGGCCTCGtcgtggacgacgacggcggcggtgtGGTGGGCGCCGACGTGGTCATCCTCTCCACGGGCTTCGACATCGACCGGCCGCTGCGGGACATGTTCGCCTCCCCCTGGTTCGGCGAGATGGTCGCGCCGCCGGACGACGGCGCGGTGCTCCCGCTCTACAGGCAGTGCGTGCACCCGCGGGTCCCGCAGATGGCCGTGGTCGGGTACGTGGAGAGCGGGTCCAGCATCTACCCGTACGAGATGATGGCCAAGTGGGTGGCGCACCTGCTGGGCGGCGCCGTCCGGCTGCCGGCCGTCGGCGACATGGAGCGCGACGTGGCGGAGTGGGCGCGGTGGGGCCGGTGGGCGAGGCGCGCGTGCGGCGGGTTCTTCCTCAAGTCGTGCATCGCCTCCGTCACGACGTGGTACCACGACCAGCTCTGCCGCGACATGGGCCACCGGCccaggaggaaggccggcctccTCGCGGAGTGGCTGCAGCCGTACGGCCCAGCGGACTACGCCGgcatccagtga